In Saccharomyces eubayanus strain FM1318 chromosome II, whole genome shotgun sequence, the genomic stretch GTTGGCGCGTTTGTGAAAGCATGGCCAGATGATGCCGGTGGCCTATCATTGAATGATCTTAAGACGCCTTTAAAGCTGGCCAGCGCAGCAAAGAGTCGACAACCTATGGTGCTGCAGAGAACGGACATCCTTGCACAAGTTGAAGAAAGCGAAATCTACAAAAAGTTGGTCAACGAAGATAATACAGAGCATATTTTATTCAGCGAGAAAATACCTAGCGGACATAGAGAATACCATGTCGGACAAGGCCTTTTGTTTGGCAAGGGAAAGCTTGAAATCGATCCGTTAGTTTTCCATGATGTGAACCGCGGCGAGGTGACCGTGATTTATCATTTGGGCACTGAGTTGGGGAACAGGGAAGGTAACGTTCATAAGGGCCTACTTTCATTGCTATTAGACGAAGCGCTGTGTTACTGCGGTTTCCCGCTGTTACCTAGCAAAAGAGGTGTAACAGCAAGACTGTCACTAGAGTTTCTTGAGGACATACCCGTGGACACAACCATTATGTTAAAAGCAAGTGTCAAAGAGTGCAAGGGTAGAAAATGTGTTATCGAGGGACATTTAGAGGAGTTCCCATCAGAAATGGCCTCTGGAAAAGTGGGTAAAGGCTGGAACTTATTCAGCCCCAAAAATGAAGCAGTCAAAAAG encodes the following:
- the MRX3 gene encoding Mrx3p; amino-acid sequence: MKVMISFLCTPKFLKAFGLTRSLSPKENSFGKKVHIRKQGILFLQHRHSKTDGHASKMARIIPLLFKLVNRAVILPTVGFTLGVGAFVKAWPDDAGGLSLNDLKTPLKLASAAKSRQPMVLQRTDILAQVEESEIYKKLVNEDNTEHILFSEKIPSGHREYHVGQGLLFGKGKLEIDPLVFHDVNRGEVTVIYHLGTELGNREGNVHKGLLSLLLDEALCYCGFPLLPSKRGVTARLSLEFLEDIPVDTTIMLKASVKECKGRKCVIEGHLEEFPSEMASGKVGKGWNLFSPKNEAVKKFVKANCVLVEPTWFRYFNWLDMF